One window of Peteryoungia desertarenae genomic DNA carries:
- a CDS encoding cache domain-containing protein: MTLDRSLALATTLCLALTLAIGSGFLISGSQTQLNESHSREMQSTALLLTSSMSQAASLSATHALAISRDPLVIEMMKAGERAGLARYLQPTYQSLASEAGVNMLHFHTPDIKSFLRVQDPGNFGQDLSGFRPMILAANRSQILQKGLEVGIAGLSLRAVAPVLDQETLIGTFEVGIELKTLMDLAKSASGADFALFLSPAMTGFSGSGQTAGADTFGLVIESATNTSLFEALYRSGAIGLQREPVQAFHAVDGTRYGTFAQPLLDYSGRMIGTIVIARDVSDLDGAFRRALITALTSGLIGLLIGYGLIMVAIRAIVLRPLERTAGDVGS; encoded by the coding sequence ATGACCCTTGACCGCTCCCTGGCGCTCGCCACAACGCTTTGCCTTGCGCTGACGCTTGCCATCGGCAGCGGGTTTCTCATCAGCGGCAGTCAAACGCAGCTCAATGAAAGCCACAGCCGGGAAATGCAGTCTACCGCGCTCCTGCTGACATCCTCCATGTCTCAGGCGGCCAGCCTGTCTGCAACCCATGCCCTTGCGATCAGCCGCGATCCGCTGGTGATCGAGATGATGAAGGCGGGTGAGCGCGCGGGGCTCGCACGCTATCTGCAACCGACTTACCAATCCCTGGCCAGCGAGGCCGGTGTGAACATGCTGCACTTCCACACGCCAGACATCAAGAGCTTCCTGCGCGTTCAGGACCCCGGCAATTTCGGTCAGGATCTCTCCGGTTTCAGACCGATGATCCTGGCGGCCAATCGCAGTCAGATCCTGCAAAAAGGCCTGGAAGTCGGCATTGCCGGACTGAGCCTTCGTGCGGTTGCGCCCGTTCTCGACCAGGAAACGCTGATCGGCACCTTCGAGGTGGGTATCGAGCTGAAGACGCTGATGGATCTGGCGAAATCGGCCTCGGGTGCCGATTTCGCCCTTTTCCTCAGCCCGGCCATGACAGGTTTTTCAGGTTCGGGACAAACGGCAGGCGCAGATACCTTCGGGCTGGTGATCGAATCGGCAACCAATACCTCGCTGTTTGAAGCCCTCTATCGATCGGGAGCCATCGGTCTCCAGCGTGAACCGGTGCAGGCATTCCACGCCGTCGATGGCACCCGCTATGGCACCTTTGCCCAGCCGCTGCTTGATTACTCCGGGCGGATGATTGGCACCATCGTCATCGCGCGGGATGTATCGGATTTGGATGGAGCCTTTCGACGCGCCTTGATCACGGCGCTGACGAGTGGGCTCATCGGCCTGCTGATTGGCTATGGCCTCATCATGGTGGCGATCCGCGCGATTGTTTTGCGACCGCTCGAGCGGACTGCCGGAGACGTCGGGTCATGA